A region from the Microcella frigidaquae genome encodes:
- a CDS encoding aspartate carbamoyltransferase catalytic subunit, whose amino-acid sequence MRHLLSTRDLDRASAIRLLDVAEDMAETADRAVRTLPALRDKTVVNLFFEDSTRTRLSFEAAAKRLSANVITFSAKGSSVSKGESLKDTAQTLLAMGADAIVVRHHDSGAAHRLANAGWIDAAIINAGDGTHEHPTQALLDAFTMRQRRFGSEARGRGLDGLRIVIVGDILHSRVARSNVWLLHLLGAEVHLVAPRTLLPTGVATWPVTVHEHLDDALALEPDAVMMLRIQTERMRDAYFPNPREYGREWGLTHERFARLGPDTMVMHPGPMNRGLEISSSAADSSGSTVLAQVTNGVFIRMAVLYLLVAGADAAISAPGNAASATGVTG is encoded by the coding sequence ATGAGGCACCTGCTCAGCACGCGCGACCTCGATCGAGCATCCGCGATTCGCCTGCTCGACGTCGCTGAAGACATGGCCGAGACGGCCGACCGCGCGGTGCGCACCCTGCCGGCGCTGCGCGACAAGACCGTCGTCAACCTGTTCTTCGAAGACTCCACGCGCACCCGGCTGTCGTTCGAGGCGGCGGCGAAGAGGCTCAGCGCCAACGTCATCACCTTCAGCGCCAAGGGCTCCAGCGTGTCGAAGGGCGAGAGCCTCAAGGACACCGCGCAGACGCTGCTCGCGATGGGCGCCGACGCAATCGTCGTTCGGCACCACGACTCGGGAGCCGCGCACCGGCTCGCCAACGCGGGCTGGATCGACGCCGCGATCATCAACGCCGGCGACGGCACGCACGAGCACCCCACGCAGGCTCTGCTCGACGCCTTCACGATGCGGCAGCGGCGGTTCGGCTCCGAGGCCCGTGGGCGCGGCCTCGACGGGCTCCGCATCGTCATCGTCGGCGACATCCTGCACTCGCGCGTCGCCCGCTCGAACGTCTGGCTGCTGCACCTGCTCGGCGCCGAGGTGCACCTCGTCGCCCCGCGCACGCTCCTGCCCACCGGCGTCGCGACCTGGCCGGTCACGGTGCACGAGCACCTCGACGACGCCCTCGCACTCGAGCCCGACGCGGTCATGATGCTGCGCATCCAGACCGAGCGCATGCGCGACGCGTACTTCCCGAACCCGCGCGAGTACGGGCGCGAGTGGGGGCTGACCCACGAGCGTTTCGCCCGGCTCGGCCCCGATACGATGGTCATGCACCCCGGCCCCATGAACCGCGGGCTCGAGATCTCGTCCAGCGCTGCCGACTCCTCGGGGTCGACGGTGCTCGCTCAAGTCACGAACGGGGTGTTCATCCGCATGGCCGTGCTCTACCTGCTCGTCGCCGGTGCCGATGCCGCCATCAGCGCTCCGGGCAACGCCGCGAGTGCCACGGGGGTGACCGGATGA
- the pyrF gene encoding orotidine-5'-phosphate decarboxylase → MTGFGERLRAVTDAHGRLCLGIDPHAELLRQWGLGDDAAGARAFALRALAAARGRVGIVKPQAAFFERFGAAGYAVLEEIIGTARADGFLVIADVKRGDIGSTAAAYGQAWLAPGSPLEADAMTAVAYQGLGSLDPVIELAEAHGKGVFVLTATSNPEGRGLQQSVSGSGRSVAGQLARDVAVRNAGATGWGALGVVIGATEPITASGIDPVLLQHTPVLGPGFGYQGTRLGTLRDVYGVAAASVIPTVTRSVLSAGPDGLEAALDAHRAELEQGAS, encoded by the coding sequence ATGACCGGTTTCGGCGAGCGCCTGCGCGCGGTGACGGATGCCCATGGCCGGCTGTGCCTCGGCATCGACCCGCACGCCGAGCTGCTGCGGCAGTGGGGGCTGGGCGACGACGCGGCGGGCGCGCGCGCCTTCGCGTTGCGCGCACTCGCGGCCGCCCGCGGCCGGGTCGGCATCGTGAAGCCGCAGGCCGCGTTCTTCGAGCGGTTCGGCGCCGCCGGCTACGCGGTGCTCGAGGAGATCATCGGCACCGCGCGCGCCGACGGCTTCCTCGTGATCGCCGACGTGAAGCGCGGGGACATCGGATCGACGGCCGCGGCCTACGGACAGGCCTGGCTCGCCCCGGGCTCGCCGCTCGAAGCCGACGCCATGACCGCGGTCGCCTACCAGGGGCTGGGGTCGCTCGACCCGGTGATCGAGCTCGCCGAGGCGCACGGCAAGGGCGTCTTCGTGCTCACCGCGACCTCGAACCCCGAAGGTCGGGGACTCCAGCAGTCGGTCAGCGGCTCCGGGCGCTCGGTTGCGGGCCAGCTGGCCCGCGACGTCGCCGTCCGCAACGCCGGCGCGACCGGCTGGGGTGCTCTCGGGGTCGTGATCGGTGCCACCGAGCCGATCACGGCGAGCGGAATCGATCCCGTGCTGCTGCAGCACACGCCTGTGCTCGGCCCCGGTTTCGGCTACCAGGGAACCCGGCTCGGCACCCTGCGCGACGTCTACGGCGTGGCCGCCGCCTCGGTCATCCCCACCGTCACCCGCAGCGTGCTGAGCGCCGGCCCCGACGGGCTCGAGGCGGCTCTCGACGCGCACCGCGCCGAGCTGGAGCAGGGCGCGTCGTGA
- the carA gene encoding glutamine-hydrolyzing carbamoyl-phosphate synthase small subunit yields MTRPPAVLVLEDGTRFRGRAYGAEGRTVGEAVFATGMSGYQETLTDPSYAGQIVVMTAPHIGNTGMNDDDPESRRIWVEGFVVRDPARRVSNYRATRSLDDDLEGQGIVGISGIDTRALTRRIREGGAMRAGIFSGADAELSDDAQLAIVRSSAEMTGRNLSAEVSVDAPTVIPAEGEPIGRLAVLDLGVKQATLRHLAQRGFEVHVMPQSVTLAQLLAIEPVAVFYSNGPGDPAASDAHVALLQGVLREGLPFFGICFGNQLLGRALGFGTYKLPYGHRGINQPVLDKATGRIEITAHNHGFAVDAPLEGVVESPAGFGRVEVSHIGLNDQVVEGLRALDIPAFSVQYHPEAAAGPHDSTSLFDRFRDLVVATTRKADA; encoded by the coding sequence GTGACCCGTCCCCCTGCCGTGCTCGTCCTCGAGGACGGCACCCGTTTCCGCGGCCGCGCGTACGGCGCCGAAGGGCGCACGGTCGGCGAGGCCGTCTTCGCCACCGGCATGAGCGGCTACCAGGAGACCCTGACCGACCCGAGCTACGCCGGGCAGATCGTCGTGATGACGGCGCCGCACATCGGCAACACGGGCATGAACGATGATGACCCGGAGTCGCGCCGCATCTGGGTGGAGGGCTTCGTCGTCCGCGACCCCGCCCGCCGCGTCTCCAACTACCGCGCCACCCGTAGCCTCGACGACGACCTGGAGGGCCAGGGCATCGTCGGCATCAGCGGCATCGACACCCGTGCGCTCACCCGCCGCATCCGCGAGGGCGGCGCCATGCGGGCCGGCATCTTCTCGGGCGCGGATGCGGAGCTCAGCGATGACGCACAGCTCGCGATCGTCCGCTCGAGCGCGGAGATGACCGGCCGCAACCTCTCCGCCGAGGTCTCAGTCGACGCCCCGACGGTGATCCCGGCCGAGGGGGAGCCGATCGGCCGGCTCGCCGTGCTCGACCTCGGGGTGAAGCAGGCCACCCTGCGCCACCTGGCGCAGCGCGGCTTCGAGGTGCACGTGATGCCGCAGTCGGTGACGCTCGCGCAACTGCTCGCGATCGAGCCGGTCGCCGTCTTCTACTCGAACGGCCCCGGCGACCCGGCGGCGAGCGACGCCCACGTCGCTCTGCTGCAGGGGGTGCTGCGCGAGGGGCTGCCGTTCTTCGGCATCTGCTTCGGAAACCAGCTGCTGGGCCGGGCCCTGGGCTTCGGCACGTACAAGCTGCCCTACGGCCACCGCGGCATCAACCAGCCGGTGCTCGACAAGGCGACCGGGCGCATCGAGATCACCGCACACAACCACGGCTTCGCCGTCGATGCTCCGCTGGAGGGCGTCGTCGAGAGCCCGGCCGGTTTCGGTCGCGTGGAGGTCAGCCACATCGGCCTGAACGACCAGGTGGTCGAGGGTTTGCGGGCCCTGGACATCCCCGCCTTCTCGGTGCAGTACCACCCGGAGGCGGCGGCGGGCCCGCACGACTCCACCTCCCTGTTCGACCGCTTCCGCGACCTCGTCGTCGCGACGACCCGGAAGGCCGACGCCTGA
- the coaBC gene encoding bifunctional phosphopantothenoylcysteine decarboxylase/phosphopantothenate--cysteine ligase CoaBC, producing MTRSAPASPERLTVVLGITGGIAAYKAVGVARGFVRAGHDVHVVATEGALRFVGRPTLEAISRNPVHTDLYEGVAEVRHVALGQRADLIVIAPATAHTIASLAAGLAGDLLGTTVLASSAPLVIAPAMHTEMWEHPATQANIATLRARGVTIVGPEAGALTGTDVGPGRMSEPEEIVARALDVVGPHDLVGRRIVISAGGTREPLDPVRYLGNRSSGRQGVSLAAAARARGAAVTLVGAHLEVPAPSGVDLIAVATAAELETAMAAQSATADTVIMAAAVADFRPAAVAEGKIKKGDDGAGLVLELERTPDILVGLAAVRRPGQRIVGFAAETETDDDALLRVAAAKAQRKGVDLLVVNRVGWSEGFGSPTNAVMVLDGAGTVVARAEGDKLSVAHRILDLLA from the coding sequence ATGACCCGCTCGGCACCGGCCTCGCCGGAGCGCCTCACGGTCGTGCTGGGCATCACCGGCGGCATCGCCGCCTACAAGGCCGTCGGCGTGGCGCGCGGATTCGTGCGCGCCGGCCATGACGTGCACGTCGTCGCGACCGAGGGGGCGCTGCGCTTCGTCGGTCGTCCGACACTCGAGGCGATCAGCCGCAATCCGGTGCACACCGACCTCTACGAGGGGGTGGCCGAGGTGCGGCACGTCGCCCTCGGTCAGCGGGCCGACCTCATCGTCATCGCGCCGGCGACCGCCCACACGATCGCCTCGCTGGCCGCGGGGCTCGCCGGCGATCTCCTCGGGACGACCGTGCTCGCCAGCTCCGCGCCCCTCGTCATCGCACCGGCGATGCACACCGAGATGTGGGAGCACCCGGCGACCCAGGCGAACATCGCGACGCTGCGTGCTCGGGGTGTCACCATCGTCGGCCCCGAGGCGGGAGCCCTGACCGGCACCGACGTCGGTCCCGGGCGGATGAGCGAGCCGGAGGAGATCGTCGCGCGCGCGCTCGACGTCGTCGGCCCGCACGACCTGGTCGGGCGCCGCATCGTGATCTCGGCGGGCGGCACGCGCGAGCCGCTCGACCCCGTGCGCTACCTCGGCAATCGTTCGAGCGGCCGCCAGGGGGTCTCCCTCGCCGCCGCGGCCCGTGCGCGCGGGGCGGCCGTGACCCTTGTCGGCGCCCACCTCGAAGTGCCCGCGCCCTCGGGTGTCGATCTCATCGCCGTCGCGACGGCCGCCGAGCTCGAGACCGCCATGGCCGCCCAGTCGGCGACCGCGGACACCGTCATCATGGCGGCGGCCGTCGCCGACTTCCGGCCCGCGGCCGTCGCCGAGGGCAAGATCAAGAAGGGCGACGACGGCGCCGGTCTGGTACTGGAGCTCGAGCGCACCCCCGACATCCTCGTGGGGCTCGCCGCCGTCCGGCGCCCGGGTCAGCGCATCGTCGGCTTCGCCGCCGAGACCGAGACGGATGACGACGCGCTGCTGCGCGTCGCCGCCGCCAAGGCGCAGCGGAAGGGCGTCGACCTCCTCGTCGTGAACCGCGTCGGCTGGAGCGAGGGCTTCGGCAGCCCGACGAATGCCGTCATGGTGCTCGATGGCGCCGGTACTGTGGTTGCGCGGGCCGAGGGCGACAAGCTGTCGGTCGCGCACCGTATCCTCGACCTCCTCGCCTGA
- the pyrR gene encoding bifunctional pyr operon transcriptional regulator/uracil phosphoribosyltransferase PyrR, whose translation MAARIVLHDADIARALRRIGHEILESRRGDGRLVLLGIPTRGVTLAERIQRLIEEIEPGVSEVGALDITLYRDDLARTPTRAPAPTRIPAGGIDDAIVVLVDDVLYSGRTIRAALDAIVAHGRPRAVRLAVLVDRGHRELPIRADFVGKNLPSATSERVSVRLSEVDGVEEVTIEP comes from the coding sequence ATGGCTGCACGCATCGTGCTGCACGACGCTGACATCGCGCGCGCTCTGCGCCGCATCGGCCACGAGATCCTCGAGAGCCGGCGGGGCGATGGCCGTCTCGTCCTGCTCGGCATCCCGACCCGTGGGGTGACCCTCGCCGAGCGCATCCAGCGACTGATCGAGGAGATCGAGCCCGGCGTCTCGGAGGTTGGCGCCCTCGATATCACCCTGTATCGCGACGACCTCGCGCGCACGCCGACCCGCGCACCCGCGCCCACCCGCATCCCCGCGGGGGGAATCGACGACGCGATCGTCGTGCTCGTCGACGACGTGCTCTACTCGGGACGCACCATCCGCGCCGCGCTCGACGCGATCGTCGCCCACGGGCGTCCGCGCGCGGTGCGGCTCGCCGTGCTCGTCGACCGCGGGCACCGCGAGCTGCCGATCCGGGCCGACTTCGTCGGCAAGAACCTGCCCTCCGCGACGAGCGAGCGGGTCTCCGTGCGGCTCAGCGAGGTCGACGGGGTCGAGGAGGTGACGATCGAGCCATGA
- the carB gene encoding carbamoyl-phosphate synthase large subunit has translation MPKRDDIHSVLVIGSGPIVIGQAAEFDYSGTQACRVLRAEGIRVILVNSNPATIMTDPDFADATYIEPITPEAIEAIIAKEKPDAVLPTLGGQTALNAAIALHDRGILAKYDVELIGASFEAIHRAEDRQAFKQLVLDAGADVARSAIAHTVDEALAFAEELGYPVVIRPSFTMGGLGSGFAHDRAQLIRMVTDGLHQSPTTEVLLEESILGWKEYELELMRDRADNTVVVCSIENVDPVGVHTGDSITVAPALTLTDREYQNLRDIGIRIIRDVGVDTGGCNVQFAVDPATGRVIVIEMNPRVSRSSALASKATGFPIAKIAAKLAIGYRLDEIPNDITRVTPASFEPTLDYVVVKVPRFAFEKFPGADAELTTTMKSVGEAMAIGRNYATALQKALRSLEKRGSSFHWEGEPGDKDALLTLAATPTDGRIVTVQQALRAGATIDELFAATGIDPWFLDQIVLINEVADELAAAPELTADVIRYAKEHGFSDAQVAQLRGLDEAAVRAARWAAGVRPVFKTVDTCAGEFPALTPYHYSSYDLETEVAPSAARKVVILGSGPNRIGQGIEFDYSCVHASFALRDAGFETVMINCNPETVSTDYDTSDRLYFEPLTLEDVLEVIEAERASGELVGVIVQLGGQTALGLAHGLEQAGVPILGTSPGAIDLAEERGAFSRILHEAGLTAPRNGTATDVESAIAIAEGIGYPVLVRPSFVLGGRGMEIVYDSPSLVDYFDRVKDQAIIGPDQPLLVDRFLDDAVEIDVDALFDGDELYVGGIMEHIEEAGVHSGDSACTLPPVTLGRDVIDRVRAATEAIARGIGVRGLLNVQFAIGAGVLYVLEANPRASRTVPFVSKALGIPLAKAASLVMTGRTIRELVGEGLLPARDGSTVPLDAPVAVKEAVLPFKRFRTREGVIVDSVLGPEMRSTGEVMGIDRDFPRAFAKSQQAAYGGLPTEGVVFISVADRDKRAVVLPALRLRQLGFELWATEGTNEVLARHGIEARVVRKHSGASDGEPSIVDLINAGEVDIVINTPSGRSARADGIEIRTATVAADKPLMTTMATVGATVASMESQSGTVTVTSLQDYAIARAGGA, from the coding sequence ATGCCCAAGCGCGACGACATCCACAGCGTGCTGGTGATCGGCTCGGGCCCGATCGTCATCGGCCAGGCCGCCGAGTTCGACTACTCCGGCACGCAGGCGTGCCGCGTGCTGCGGGCGGAGGGCATCCGGGTGATCCTGGTGAACTCCAACCCGGCCACGATCATGACCGACCCCGATTTCGCCGACGCGACATACATCGAGCCGATCACGCCGGAGGCGATCGAGGCGATCATCGCCAAGGAGAAGCCGGATGCGGTGCTCCCGACCCTCGGCGGTCAGACGGCGCTCAACGCGGCCATCGCGCTGCACGACCGCGGCATTCTCGCGAAGTACGACGTCGAGCTCATCGGGGCCTCCTTCGAGGCGATCCACCGCGCGGAGGACCGCCAGGCGTTCAAGCAGCTCGTCCTCGACGCCGGGGCCGACGTGGCCCGCAGCGCGATCGCGCACACGGTCGATGAGGCCCTCGCCTTCGCGGAGGAGCTCGGCTACCCGGTCGTCATCCGCCCCTCGTTCACGATGGGCGGGCTCGGGTCGGGCTTCGCGCACGACCGCGCGCAGCTGATCCGCATGGTGACCGACGGCCTCCACCAGTCGCCGACGACGGAGGTGCTGCTCGAGGAGTCGATCCTCGGCTGGAAGGAGTACGAGCTCGAGCTCATGCGCGACCGCGCCGACAACACGGTCGTGGTCTGCTCGATCGAGAACGTCGACCCGGTCGGCGTGCACACCGGCGACTCGATCACGGTCGCGCCCGCGCTGACCCTGACCGACCGCGAGTACCAGAACCTTCGCGACATCGGCATCCGCATCATCCGCGACGTCGGCGTCGACACCGGCGGCTGCAACGTTCAGTTCGCCGTCGACCCGGCGACCGGCCGCGTCATCGTCATCGAGATGAACCCGCGCGTCTCGCGCTCGAGCGCCCTCGCCTCGAAGGCCACGGGGTTCCCGATCGCCAAGATCGCCGCGAAGCTCGCCATCGGCTACCGCCTCGACGAGATCCCGAACGACATCACGCGGGTGACCCCGGCGAGCTTCGAGCCGACGCTCGACTACGTCGTCGTGAAGGTGCCCCGCTTCGCCTTCGAGAAGTTCCCGGGCGCCGATGCCGAGCTGACGACGACGATGAAGAGCGTCGGCGAGGCCATGGCGATCGGCCGCAACTACGCCACCGCTCTGCAGAAGGCCCTGCGCAGCCTCGAGAAGCGCGGCAGCAGCTTCCACTGGGAGGGCGAGCCGGGCGACAAGGATGCCCTCCTGACGCTCGCCGCCACCCCCACCGACGGCCGCATCGTGACGGTGCAGCAGGCACTGCGGGCCGGTGCCACGATCGACGAGCTGTTCGCAGCGACGGGCATCGACCCGTGGTTCCTCGACCAGATCGTGCTGATCAACGAGGTGGCCGATGAGCTCGCTGCCGCTCCGGAGTTGACGGCCGACGTGATCCGGTACGCGAAGGAGCACGGCTTCAGCGACGCCCAGGTGGCGCAGCTGCGCGGCCTCGACGAGGCCGCGGTGCGCGCCGCGCGCTGGGCGGCCGGCGTGCGGCCCGTCTTCAAGACGGTCGACACCTGCGCGGGAGAGTTCCCCGCGCTCACCCCGTACCACTACTCGAGCTACGACCTCGAGACCGAGGTGGCGCCGAGCGCCGCCCGCAAGGTCGTCATCCTCGGCTCGGGCCCGAATCGCATCGGCCAGGGCATCGAGTTCGACTACAGCTGCGTGCACGCGAGCTTCGCTCTCCGCGACGCCGGCTTCGAGACGGTCATGATCAACTGCAACCCCGAGACCGTCTCGACCGACTACGACACGAGCGACCGGCTCTACTTCGAGCCGCTCACGCTGGAGGACGTGCTCGAGGTCATCGAGGCCGAACGCGCCTCGGGCGAGCTGGTCGGCGTCATCGTGCAGCTCGGCGGCCAGACCGCTCTCGGCCTGGCGCACGGCCTCGAGCAGGCCGGCGTCCCCATCTTGGGCACCAGCCCGGGGGCGATCGACCTGGCGGAGGAGCGCGGCGCGTTCTCCCGCATCCTTCACGAGGCGGGCCTCACCGCGCCGCGCAACGGCACCGCGACCGACGTCGAGAGCGCCATCGCGATCGCCGAGGGCATCGGCTACCCGGTGCTCGTGCGGCCCAGTTTCGTGCTCGGCGGGCGCGGCATGGAGATCGTCTACGACAGCCCGAGCCTGGTCGACTACTTCGACCGGGTGAAGGACCAGGCGATCATCGGGCCCGATCAGCCGCTGCTGGTCGACCGGTTCCTCGACGATGCCGTCGAGATCGACGTGGACGCGCTGTTCGACGGGGACGAGCTCTACGTCGGCGGCATCATGGAGCACATCGAGGAGGCCGGTGTGCACTCCGGCGACTCGGCGTGCACCCTGCCGCCCGTGACCCTCGGCCGCGACGTCATCGACCGCGTGCGCGCGGCGACCGAGGCGATCGCCCGCGGCATCGGTGTGCGCGGCCTGCTCAACGTGCAGTTCGCCATCGGCGCGGGCGTGCTCTACGTGCTCGAGGCCAACCCGCGCGCCTCCCGCACCGTGCCCTTCGTCTCGAAGGCGCTCGGCATCCCGCTCGCCAAGGCGGCATCGCTCGTCATGACCGGGCGCACGATCCGCGAACTCGTCGGGGAGGGGTTGCTGCCCGCGCGCGACGGCTCGACGGTGCCGCTCGATGCGCCGGTCGCGGTCAAGGAGGCGGTACTGCCGTTCAAGCGCTTCCGCACGCGCGAGGGCGTCATCGTCGACTCGGTGCTCGGCCCTGAGATGCGCTCCACGGGCGAGGTGATGGGCATCGATCGCGACTTCCCCCGCGCGTTCGCGAAGAGCCAGCAGGCGGCCTACGGCGGGCTGCCGACCGAGGGCGTCGTCTTCATCTCGGTCGCCGATCGCGACAAGCGTGCCGTCGTGCTGCCCGCGCTCCGGCTGCGCCAGCTCGGCTTCGAGCTGTGGGCGACCGAGGGCACCAACGAGGTGCTCGCCCGGCACGGCATCGAGGCCCGCGTGGTCCGCAAGCACAGCGGCGCGAGCGACGGCGAGCCGAGCATCGTCGACCTCATCAACGCGGGCGAGGTGGACATCGTCATCAACACCCCGTCGGGCCGCTCCGCGCGCGCCGACGGCATCGAGATCCGCACGGCCACCGTCGCGGCCGACAAACCGCTGATGACGACGATGGCGACGGTCGGTGCAACCGTCGCCTCCATGGAGTCGCAGTCCGGCACCGTGACGGTGACCAGTCTGCAGGACTACGCGATCGCCCGGGCGGGCGGCGCATGA
- the gmk gene encoding guanylate kinase, with protein MPEVDRAAASRAAVAARRARAAVKSAVAAGERTALDVAETAWRDPASAESGLRVPELLGSLRGLGPARVAEVLTLLGIAPGKRVGGLGRHQRARLREWLRAREETPGRGRLVVLAGPTAVGKGTVAGYIRAHHPDVLLSVSATTRAPRPGEVDGVHYYFLDDAGFDDLIARDELLEWAQVHSAARYGTPRPPVEAALASGRSVLLEIDLQGARQVRAAMPDAVLVFLLPPSWEELVRRLIGRGTETPEEQARRLETARVELAAQDEFDELVVNDDVSRAAQEVVDLLAVPSGGARPSGRAGSAR; from the coding sequence ATGCCCGAGGTCGATCGCGCCGCCGCCTCGCGCGCGGCGGTCGCCGCTCGTCGCGCGCGTGCCGCGGTCAAATCGGCTGTCGCGGCGGGGGAGCGGACCGCGCTCGACGTCGCGGAGACCGCGTGGCGCGACCCCGCCAGCGCGGAATCGGGCCTGCGTGTGCCCGAGCTGCTCGGCTCGCTCCGCGGCCTCGGCCCCGCGCGGGTGGCCGAGGTGCTCACCCTGCTCGGCATCGCGCCCGGCAAGCGGGTCGGGGGTCTCGGCCGGCACCAGCGCGCGCGGCTGCGCGAATGGCTGCGGGCTCGGGAGGAGACCCCCGGTCGTGGCCGGCTCGTCGTGCTTGCCGGCCCCACCGCGGTCGGCAAGGGCACGGTTGCGGGCTATATCCGCGCGCATCACCCCGACGTCCTCCTGAGCGTCTCCGCGACCACGCGGGCGCCCCGCCCGGGCGAGGTCGACGGTGTGCACTACTACTTCCTCGACGACGCGGGCTTCGACGACCTCATCGCCCGCGACGAGCTGCTCGAATGGGCGCAGGTGCACAGCGCCGCGCGGTACGGCACGCCGCGGCCGCCCGTCGAGGCGGCGCTCGCATCCGGCCGCAGCGTTCTGCTCGAGATCGATCTGCAGGGGGCGCGCCAGGTGCGCGCCGCGATGCCGGATGCGGTGCTCGTGTTCCTGCTGCCGCCCAGCTGGGAGGAGCTCGTGCGGCGCCTCATCGGCCGCGGCACGGAGACCCCCGAGGAGCAGGCACGTCGCCTCGAGACCGCGCGGGTCGAGCTGGCCGCCCAGGACGAGTTCGACGAGCTCGTCGTCAACGACGATGTCTCGCGCGCGGCGCAGGAGGTCGTAGACTTGCTGGCAGTGCCCAGCGGCGGAGCGCGGCCGTCCGGGCGCGCCGGCTCGGCGCGCTAG
- a CDS encoding dihydroorotase, with amino-acid sequence MTSLLIRGAALLGSEPADLRVRDGIIVDRGSLAVEASERVIDAAGLVALPGLVDLHTHLREPGGEASETVLTGTRAAAAGGFTAVHAMANTSPVADTAGVVEQVLRLGERAGYAEVRPVGAVTLGLAGEQLAEIGAMARSAARVRVFSDDGHCVHDPLLMRRALEYVATFDGVVAQHAQEPRLTVGAQMNEGSLSGELGLTGWPAVAEEAIIARDVLLAEHVGARVHICHLSTAGSVDIVRWAKARGIAVTAEVTPHHLLLTEELARGYDARFKVNPPLRRDEDVQALRAALADGTIDIVATDHAPHPAEAKECTWAEAAFGMVGLESALSVVQQAVVDTGLLGWADVARVLSTGPAAIGRLAGYANPLAVGTAANLTLVDPSHRRTWSVDDLRGRSTNTPYRDRELPGRVVATVFRGVPTVIDGAVVDPDIVAAAHLEVRRG; translated from the coding sequence ATGACCTCCCTCCTGATCCGCGGCGCCGCCCTCCTCGGCTCCGAGCCGGCCGACCTGCGCGTGCGCGACGGCATCATTGTCGACCGCGGCAGCCTGGCGGTGGAGGCGTCAGAACGGGTCATCGACGCCGCGGGCCTGGTCGCCCTGCCGGGCCTCGTCGACCTGCACACGCACCTGCGCGAGCCGGGCGGCGAGGCGAGCGAGACCGTGCTGACCGGCACGCGCGCGGCGGCGGCCGGTGGCTTCACCGCGGTGCACGCGATGGCGAACACCTCGCCGGTCGCCGACACGGCGGGCGTCGTCGAGCAGGTGCTGCGGCTCGGCGAGCGCGCCGGCTATGCCGAGGTGCGCCCGGTCGGGGCCGTCACGCTGGGCCTCGCGGGCGAGCAGCTCGCCGAGATCGGGGCGATGGCCCGCTCGGCTGCCCGCGTGCGGGTGTTCAGCGATGACGGGCACTGCGTGCACGACCCCCTGCTGATGCGCCGCGCCCTCGAGTACGTCGCCACCTTCGACGGTGTCGTCGCCCAGCACGCGCAGGAGCCGCGGCTCACGGTCGGTGCCCAGATGAACGAGGGCTCGCTCTCGGGCGAGCTGGGCCTGACCGGTTGGCCGGCCGTGGCCGAGGAGGCGATCATCGCCCGCGATGTGCTGCTCGCCGAGCACGTCGGTGCACGGGTGCACATCTGCCACCTCTCGACCGCCGGCTCGGTCGACATCGTGCGCTGGGCGAAGGCGCGCGGCATCGCCGTCACCGCCGAGGTGACCCCGCACCACCTCCTGCTGACGGAGGAGCTCGCCCGCGGGTACGACGCGCGCTTCAAGGTCAACCCGCCGCTGCGGCGCGACGAGGACGTCCAGGCCCTGCGCGCCGCCCTCGCGGACGGCACGATCGACATCGTCGCCACCGACCATGCTCCGCACCCGGCGGAGGCGAAGGAGTGCACCTGGGCCGAGGCCGCCTTCGGCATGGTGGGTCTCGAGTCGGCGCTGAGCGTCGTGCAGCAGGCCGTGGTCGACACCGGGCTGCTCGGGTGGGCCGACGTCGCCCGCGTGCTGTCGACCGGGCCCGCCGCGATCGGGCGTCTCGCGGGCTACGCGAACCCGCTCGCGGTTGGCACCGCGGCGAACCTGACGCTCGTGGATCCTTCTCACCGCCGCACCTGGTCGGTCGACGACCTGCGCGGCCGCAGCACCAACACGCCCTACCGCGACCGCGAGCTGCCGGGTCGGGTCGTCGCCACCGTGTTCCGGGGCGTTCCCACCGTCATCGACGGCGCCGTCGTCGACCCCGACATCGTTGCCGCAGCCCACCTGGAGGTCCGCCGTGGATAG
- the rpoZ gene encoding DNA-directed RNA polymerase subunit omega: protein MADKNSGIIEPPIDELLSKVDSKYQLVIFASKRARQINDYYADLHEGSLFDNVGPLVDSTVDDKPLSVALHEINENKLVLTKITD from the coding sequence ATGGCCGACAAGAACTCGGGCATCATCGAGCCCCCCATCGACGAGCTGCTGTCGAAGGTCGACTCGAAGTACCAGCTGGTCATCTTCGCGTCGAAGCGCGCCCGCCAGATCAACGACTACTACGCCGACCTGCACGAGGGCAGCCTGTTCGACAACGTCGGCCCGCTCGTCGACTCGACCGTCGACGACAAGCCGCTCTCGGTCGCGCTGCACGAGATCAACGAGAACAAGCTCGTCCTCACCAAGATCACGGACTAG